Proteins found in one Sorghum bicolor cultivar BTx623 chromosome 1, Sorghum_bicolor_NCBIv3, whole genome shotgun sequence genomic segment:
- the LOC8079654 gene encoding uncharacterized protein LOC8079654 yields MPRVLAPLHQSKKSRESRDQTMALDESFKRPGTVPFKWEVQPGIPIPKQQQEPAGDVPPPAPATSPRLALPPAARVVGAPCRRASSSVPLSPPAPQPSHRRSMSARFATSLALMPLPFTRRGRGGRAKDDAAQFCLL; encoded by the coding sequence ATGCCGCGAGTGCTGGCTCCACTTCACCAGAGCAAGAAGAGCCGCGAGAGCAGAGACCAGACCATGGCATTGGACGAGTCGTTCAAGAGGCCCGGCACCGTGCCGTTCAAGTGGGAGGTGCAGCCGGGCATCCCCATCCCCAAGCAGCAGCAAGAACCAGCCGGCGACGTGCCTCCTCCAGCTCCAGCGACTAGTCCGAGGCTGGCGCTTCCTCCCGCCGCCCGGGTCGTCGGCGCGCCGTGCCGGCGGGCCTCCTCGTCGGTCCCGCTCTCGCCGCCGGCCCCGCAGCCGTCGCACCGGCGGTCCATGTCCGCGCGCTTCGCCACGTCGCTGGCGCTGATGCCCTTGCCCTTCACGCGGCGGGGACGGGGAGGACGAGCCAAGGACGACGCTGCCCAATTCTGCCTGCTCTAG
- the LOC8080176 gene encoding protein DETOXIFICATION 54, whose amino-acid sequence MAIPLPGKALPRHDVSKGGGQADADDAAAWPGGDDDQPSVVAELRALWGMAAPITALNCVVYLRAMVSVLCLGRLGPLDLAGGALAIGLTNITGHSVLFGLASGLEPLCAQAFGSRNHELLTLSVQRAVLLLFLAAVPIALLWLNVGPILVALGQDPTISAHAASYAAFALPDLAAGAVLQPLRVYLRSQGITRPMAACSAIAVVLHVPLNVALVFGMGLGVRGVAAAQALTNTNMLLFLLAYIRWARACEGTWKGWARPAAVASGLPALASLAVPSCVGVCLEWWWYEVVTVLAGYLPNPAAAVGAAGVLIQTTSLMYTVPMALAACVSTRVGNELGAGKPRRARMAALVALWCALAIGVVHVAWTVALSRRWVELFTTEAGVVRLASAAMPVVGLCELGNCPQTTGCGVLRGTARPAVGARINLLSFYLVGTPVAVYLAFGAPGVGFRGLWYGLLSAQASCVALVLAAVVWRTDWRVEAMRAKKLAGLELAHPVPTTTAADDADDAAEERKRLVVAGTGEPAAEGGV is encoded by the exons ATGGCCATCCCGCTACCGGGGAAGGCGCTGCCGCGGCATGACGTGAGTAAGGGCGGCGGCCAGGCGGACGCCGACGACGCGGCGGCGTGGccgggcggcgacgacgaccagCCGTCGGTGGTGGCGGAGCTGCGCGCGCTGTGGGGCATGGCGGCGCCGATCACGGCGCTCAACTGCGTGGTGTACCTGCGCGCGATGGTGTCCGTGCTCTGCCTCGGCCGTCTGGGCCCGCTGGACCTGGCCGGCGGCGCGCTCGCCATCGGCCTCACCAACATCACGGGCCACAGCGTGCTGTTCGGCCTCGCGTCGGGGCTGGAGCCGCTGTGCGCGCAGGCGTTCGGGTCCCGGAACCACGAGCTCCTGACGCTGTCCGTCCAGCGCGCCGTGCTGCTGCTCTTCCTCGCCGCCGTGCCCATCGCGCTGCTGTGGCTCAACGTGGGGCCCATCCTGGTGGCGCTCGGGCAGGACCCCACCATCTCGGCGCACGCCGCGTCGTACGCCGCGTTCGCGCTGCCGGACCTGGCTGCCGGCGCCGTGCTGCAGCCGCTGCGGGTGTACCTCCGGTCGCAGGGCATCACGCGGCCCATGGCGGCGTGCTCCGCGATCGCCGTGGTGCTGCACGTCCCGCTCAACGTGGCGCTCGTCTTCGGCATGGGCCTCGGCGTGCGCGGCGTCGCCGCGGCGCAGGCGCTCACCAACACCAacatgctgctgttcctgctcgcCTACATCCGCTGGGCGCGCGCCTGCGAGGGCACCTGGAAAGGATGggcccggccggccgccgtCGCCAGCGGCCTCCCCGCGCTCGCCAGCCTCGCCGTGCCCAGCTGCGTCGGCGTCTGCCTCGAGTGGTGGTGGTACGAGGTCGTCACCGTGCTCGCTGGATACCTCCCcaaccccgccgccgccgtcggcgcCGCCGGGGTGCTCATCCAGACCACCAGCCTCATGTACACCGTGCCCATGGCGCTCGCCGCCTGCGTATCCACCCGG GTGGGCAACGAGCTAGGCGCCGGGAAGCCTCGGCGAGCGCGgatggcggcgctggtggcgcTGTGGTGCGCGCTGGCGATCGGCGTGGTGCACGTGGCGTGGACGGTGGCGCTGAGCAGGCGGTGGGTGGAGCTGTTCACGACGGAGGCCGGCGTGGTGCGGCTGGCGTCGGCGGCGATGCCCGTGGTGGGTCTGTGCGAGCTGGGCAACTGCCCGCAGACGACGGGGTGCGGCGTGCTCCGGGGCACGGCGCGCCCGGCCGTGGGCGCGCGCATCAACCTCCTCTCCTTCTACCTGGTGGGCACCCCCGTGGCGGTGTACCTGGCGTTCGGCGCCCCGGGCGTCGGGTTCCGGGGCCTCTGGTACGGCCTCCTGTCGGCGCAGGCGTCGTGCGTGGCGCTCGTCCTCGCCGCCGTCGTGTGGCGCACCGACTGGCGCGTCGAGGCCATGCGCGCCAAGAAGCTGGCCGGGCTGGAGCTCGCTCATCCAGTCCCAACAACGACCGCCGCTGATGACGCCGACGACGCCGCCGAGGAGAGGAAGCGCCTCGTGGTGGCCGGCACCGGCGAGCCGGCGGCGGAGGGTGGTGTGTAG